Within Alphaproteobacteria bacterium, the genomic segment TACGACCCCACACCCACCCCTGTCACCCTCGCACTCATCGAGGACGGAAAGGCCAATTTACTGCTGACCGGCTCGATCCCCTTCGACGGTCCCGTGCGGCTCATCCACGGCCTTTCCGATCCGGACGTGCCGTGGCAAACATCGATGCGCATAAAGGACGGTCTGACGTCGGGGGACGTCGAGATCACGTTGGTCAAGGGTGCGGGGCACCGTCTTTCCGAGCTGCAAGACCTCGAGCGAATGTGCGAGACCGTTGCGAGACTTTGCGACCGGTTCGGCTGAGGCCGGTCAGGCCTCCCCTTCGAGAATCGCTTCGAGACCCGCGCGATAATCGGGAAATTGAAGTCGCACGCCGAGTTCACGCTTGATGCGCGCGTTGCTGACCCGCTTGCTGTCACGATAAAAGCTCGCGGCCATCGGCGAAAGCCCCGCCTCTCCGATTGGAATAAGCGCCGGCGGCTCGATCTTCAGAAGCTTGCACGCATAGGCGATGACGGCTTCGCCCGCAGCCGGGTGATCGTCGCACAGATTGTAGACAGCCCCAGGGTTCGGTCTTGCCGCCGACGCGCGCAGGGTGGCCACGATATCGTCGACATGAATTCGCGAAAAGATGTGGCCAGGCTTGGCGATACGCCTTGCCGTGCCCGCGCGCACGGCGTCGAGCGCGCTGCGGCCCGGTCCATAGATGCCGGCAAGACGGAAAATATGCACGGGCAGAAGGTGCGCTTCGTGGAGTGCGAGCCAGCCGGCTTCGGCCGCCGCCCGCCTGCGCCCGCGCTCACTCGTCGGCGACAGGGCCGAACTTTCGTCGACTTCGCCCCCTTCTCGATCGCCGTAGACGCCGGTCGTCGAAAGGTATCCCGCCCATTCAAGTCCCTCGAGCGCTGCGATATCGCGGCCGTGGCAATCGAGCACAAGATCGCCGTCGCCGTCGGGCGGCACCGAAGACAGGAGGTGCGTCGTTCCCGCGAGTGCCGCCCCGAAATCGCTGAGGGGATGGTCGCGATCGAATCGGTATGTCTCGATTTCGAGGTCCCCAAGTGCCGCCGCCGATTCGTTGCGGAAGGTACCGGCGACCCGCCAACCCTCCGCGAGCCAGCTCTGCGCCAGATGCCGCGCGGTATAGCCGAGACCGAAGACAAATAGTCGCCGTCCAGTCACGCGGCCCGCCGGAGCCAAGTTTCAGAAATCAAGATCGGCATAATGCGCCGCCGGCGGCGCGCCCGGTACATGGTCGGCCAAGATTGGGCGAAAGCTCGGGCGCGACTTGAGCCGCGCATACCACTCCCGCGCGCGAGGATGCTCGTCCCAAGGCACGTCGCCGATATAGTCGACGGCCGAGAGATGAGCACCCGCCGCGACGTCGGCCATCGAAAACGCCTCGCCCGCAAGCCAATTCCGGCGATCCGCGAGATAGCCAATATAATCGAGATGCGGATGAATGTTCTGGAGCCCGGCGCGAATCGCGTTGGAGCTCGGTTCGCCGCGGCCGAAAAGGCGCTTTCCCAATTTTTCGCCGACAAGATTGGCCGTCACCTCGCAGCCGAATTTATGGTCGAACCATGCCGCAAGTCGGCGAATCTCAGCACCTTCTTGGGGAGAGGCGCCATAGAGCACCGGTTCGGGATAAACCGCCTCCAAATATTCGCAGATGGCACTGCTGTCGACCACCGCGGTGCCATTCTCGTCGATGAAGACCGGCACTTGCCCCGCGGGATTGATAGCCACGAATTCGGGACGGCGTTCCCACACTTTTTCGATTTGCATTTCGAAGTCGAGCTTCTTCTCGCGAAGGGCGATCCTGACTTTTCGGGAAAAGGGCGAGAGCCAAAGGTGATAGAGCGTGCGCATGGGCGCTGGATTCTAGTGGACAGGCGCCGCGCCGTGTAGGGAAAATATGAAGAATCTCTCATGCGCGGTGCGGGCAGACGCCCGTCGTCCCTCGACTACGCCGTTGCCGCGGCTTTCGCAGCCCGGCTAACCGGATGGGCGAGTCGGCCGATCATCTCTTTGGGGACAATCTGCCAGAATCGCATCACCTCGCGATCCCAGTCATTGAGGAGACCGCTCGCGAAGCGCGATTGGGTGTTCTCGACATGCTGTTCGACGAGCTGGCGGCAGACGAGATCCCAATGGGGCATTTCGATGCGCTGCCAAAGAACGGTTTCCGGATTGATGTGCTTCGGCAGCCCCTCGTCGGCGTCGTAGACGAAACCCATGCCACCCGTCATGCCGGCCGCAAAATTGTCGCCGACCGGGCCGAGGATGACGACGGTCCCGCCCGTCATGTACTCGCACCCGTTCGAGCCGCAGCCTTCGATGACGGCATCGGCGCCCGAGTTGCGCACGGCAAAGCGCTCGCCCGCCTGACCGGCAGCGAACAATTTGCCTGCCGTCGCACCGTAAAGCACGGTGTTGCCCATGATGGTGTTGTCCTGGCTAGCATAGAGTGCGGCCGTCATGGGGCGCAGCACGATCGTCCCGCCCGAAAGGCCCTTGCCCACGTAGTCGTTCGCATCGCCGAACACTTCGAGCTTCAGGCCCTGGACGGCAAAGGCGCCAAGCGATTGGCCGGCCGAGCCTCTCAGCCGCACCGTGATGTGCGCGGGCGGCAGGCTCGACATGCCGTAGCGCCGCGTAATCTCCGAAGAGAGGCGCGTGCCGATCGCGCGGTAGGTGTTTCGAATGTTGTAGGCAAGCTGCATTTTCTCGCCGTCCTCGAGGAGGGCGGTCGCATCCTTGATGATCTGCGAATCGAGGGTATCGGGAACTTCGTTCCGGCTCTCGAGCGTGCAATAGCGCGGATAATCGCCGGGATCGGCTTGGGCCAGGATCTGGTTGAGGTCGAGGTCGTCGAGATGCGGGCTGCCGCGGCTGACCTGGAACAGCAGGTCGGTGCGGCCGATGATCTCATTGAGGGAGCGAGCGCCGAGCGAGGCAAGGATTTCGCGAACCTCCTCGGCGACGAATGTGAAGAGATTGACCACGCGCTCCGGCGTGCCTTCGAACTTCGCGCGCAATTTCGGGTCCTGGGTGCACACACCGACAGGGCACGTGTTCGAATGGCACTGACGCACCAGGATGCAGCCCATGGCAACGAGGGCCGCGGTGCCGACGCCGTATTCCTCGGCCCCGAGCATCGCGGCGATGACCACGTCGCGACCCGACTTGATGCCACCGTCGGTGCGAAGCTTCACCCGGTGGCGCAGTCGATTGAGCGTCAAGACCTGGTGAACCTCGGAGAGGCCCATCTCCCAAGGCGTTCCCGCGAACTTGATGCTCGACATGGGCGATGCACCGGTTCCGCCGACGTGACCCGAGACCAGGATCACGTCCGCCTTCGCCTTGGCGACCCCGGCCGCCACCGTGCCGATGCCCGAGCGCGATACAAGCTTCACGCATACGAGGCAATTCGGATTTATCTGCTTCAGGTCGTAGATGAGCTGCGCCAGGTCCTCGATCGAGTAGATATCGTGGTGCGGCGGTGGCGAGATGAGCATCACGCCCGGCGTGGAATGCCGCAGCTTGGCGATCATCTCGGTCACCTTGAATCCCGGCAGTTGCCCGCCCTCACCGGGCTTGGCCCCTTGCGCCACCTTTATCTCGAGTTCGCGGCAATTATTGAGATATTCGGCCGTCACGCCGAAGCGGCCCGACGCCACTTGCTTGATCGCAGAGTTCGGATTATCGCCGTTTGCCTTGGGCTTGAAGCGGGTCGGGTCCTCGCCACCCTCCCCGCTGTCGGCCTTGGCGCCGATGCGGTTCATCGCGATGTTGAGCGTTTCGTGCGCTTCCGGCCCGAGGGCGCCCAGGGACATGCCCGGGGTAACGAAGCGCTTGCGGATTTCGGTGATCGATTCGACCTCGTCGACCGAGATCGGCTGACCCTTGGGTGCGAAGTCGAGAAGGTCGCGGAGAGAAATGGGTGGAAGCTTGCGCAGTCCGTCGCTGTATTTCTTGTATGTCGAGTACGAATCGCCCGCGACCGCGGTCTGCAGCGTATGGATGAGCGAGCCCTGGTAGGCGTGCGTCTCCCCGCCACGGCGGTACTTGTAAAACCCGCCGACGGGAAGTGCCGCGAAATCCTCGGCGTAGGCGCGCTCGTGCATTTCACAGAGCTTGCGCTCGATGCCGCTGAGGCCGATACCCGAAATGCGCGACGGCATGCCCGGGAAGAACTCGGCCACAAGGGAACGCGAGAGGCCCAGGGCCTCGAAATTGTACCCGCCGCGGTACGAGCTGACGACGGAAATGCCCATCTTCGACATGATCTTGAGGAGGCCCTGATCGACGGCGTATTTGAATCGGTGCACCACCTGATCGAATGGGAGCGAGCCAAAGAGGCCGCGACGGTGGCGGTCGGCGAGGGTTGCCTGGGCGAGATAGGCGTTTACCGTCGTAGCACCAACCCCGATCAGGACGGCGAAATAATGCACATCCATGCACTCGGCGCTGCGCACGTTGAGCGAGCAGAATGTTCTGAGCTTTTTGCGCACGAGGTGCGAGTGCACGGCGCCAGCGGCGAGGATCATCGGGATCGCCGCGTTGGCGCCGTCAACACGGTCGTCGGAAAGTATGACGTGCTGGGCCCCTCCCCGCACGGCATCCTCGGCCTCCTGGCGAATGCGCGAAATCGCCTCGCGAAGCGCCCCGTCGCCCTTGCGCCAATCGAAGGTGCAATCGATATCCGCCGCACTTGAGCCCATATGACTCCGCATGGCCTCGAATTCGCCGTTCGAGAGCACGGGCGAGCTCAACTGGAGAAGCCGGCACTGGGATTCGTCCTCGTCGAGGATGTTGCCGAGGTTGCCGAGGCGCGTGACGAGGGACATCACGCGGGTCTCGCGCAAGGAATCGATCGGTGGGTTCGTGACCTGGCTGAAATTCTGCCGGAAATAATGATGAAGCCCGCGGTGCTGTTCGGATAGGACGGCGATCGGCGTGTCGTCGCCCATCGAGCCGACCGGCTCCTTGCCATCTTCCGCCATCGGGTGCAGCACGAGCTCGAGATCCTCGAGCGTCCAGCCAACCGAAAGCTGATGCCGGCGCAGATCCTCGCGCTGAAATTCGACCC encodes:
- a CDS encoding glutathione S-transferase family protein; its protein translation is MRTLYHLWLSPFSRKVRIALREKKLDFEMQIEKVWERRPEFVAINPAGQVPVFIDENGTAVVDSSAICEYLEAVYPEPVLYGASPQEGAEIRRLAAWFDHKFGCEVTANLVGEKLGKRLFGRGEPSSNAIRAGLQNIHPHLDYIGYLADRRNWLAGEAFSMADVAAGAHLSAVDYIGDVPWDEHPRAREWYARLKSRPSFRPILADHVPGAPPAAHYADLDF
- the gltB gene encoding glutamate synthase large subunit, which translates into the protein MDGNRSNENDGLRFVEAYRRNAEILAREGLYDPRDEHDSCGVGLVAAIDGKPRRDVVTAGIAALKVLWHRGAVDADGKTGDGAGIHVQIPQNFFKEHIRHTGHEPGEGRLACGMIFLPRTDFAGQERCRCIVETEILAFGYGIFGWRQVPIDISVIGEKANATRPEIEQILIDNTKGLNARQFEIELYIIRRRIEKQILAESIRDFFICSLSCRSIIYKGMFLAEQLTAFYPDLLDERFVSNFAIYHQRYSTNTFPSWPLAQPFRMLAHNGEINTLLGNINWMKAHEPRMAHEWFGEYMADLLPIIQPGSSDSMALDAVFEVMVRANRTVPMVKTILMPEAWANRADMSQAIKDLYSYCNAIMEPWDGPAAICAYGGQWAVACMDRNGLRPMRYTITADGLVIVGSETGMVRLEEANVVEKGRVGPGQMIAVDLRGGKLYHDQDIKEALAKERPYGQWVKQIKKLDSLLKKGADERVEFQREDLRRHQLSVGWTLEDLELVLHPMAEDGKEPVGSMGDDTPIAVLSEQHRGLHHYFRQNFSQVTNPPIDSLRETRVMSLVTRLGNLGNILDEDESQCRLLQLSSPVLSNGEFEAMRSHMGSSAADIDCTFDWRKGDGALREAISRIRQEAEDAVRGGAQHVILSDDRVDGANAAIPMILAAGAVHSHLVRKKLRTFCSLNVRSAECMDVHYFAVLIGVGATTVNAYLAQATLADRHRRGLFGSLPFDQVVHRFKYAVDQGLLKIMSKMGISVVSSYRGGYNFEALGLSRSLVAEFFPGMPSRISGIGLSGIERKLCEMHERAYAEDFAALPVGGFYKYRRGGETHAYQGSLIHTLQTAVAGDSYSTYKKYSDGLRKLPPISLRDLLDFAPKGQPISVDEVESITEIRKRFVTPGMSLGALGPEAHETLNIAMNRIGAKADSGEGGEDPTRFKPKANGDNPNSAIKQVASGRFGVTAEYLNNCRELEIKVAQGAKPGEGGQLPGFKVTEMIAKLRHSTPGVMLISPPPHHDIYSIEDLAQLIYDLKQINPNCLVCVKLVSRSGIGTVAAGVAKAKADVILVSGHVGGTGASPMSSIKFAGTPWEMGLSEVHQVLTLNRLRHRVKLRTDGGIKSGRDVVIAAMLGAEEYGVGTAALVAMGCILVRQCHSNTCPVGVCTQDPKLRAKFEGTPERVVNLFTFVAEEVREILASLGARSLNEIIGRTDLLFQVSRGSPHLDDLDLNQILAQADPGDYPRYCTLESRNEVPDTLDSQIIKDATALLEDGEKMQLAYNIRNTYRAIGTRLSSEITRRYGMSSLPPAHITVRLRGSAGQSLGAFAVQGLKLEVFGDANDYVGKGLSGGTIVLRPMTAALYASQDNTIMGNTVLYGATAGKLFAAGQAGERFAVRNSGADAVIEGCGSNGCEYMTGGTVVILGPVGDNFAAGMTGGMGFVYDADEGLPKHINPETVLWQRIEMPHWDLVCRQLVEQHVENTQSRFASGLLNDWDREVMRFWQIVPKEMIGRLAHPVSRAAKAAATA
- a CDS encoding SDR family oxidoreductase, whose translation is MTGRRLFVFGLGYTARHLAQSWLAEGWRVAGTFRNESAAALGDLEIETYRFDRDHPLSDFGAALAGTTHLLSSVPPDGDGDLVLDCHGRDIAALEGLEWAGYLSTTGVYGDREGGEVDESSALSPTSERGRRRAAAEAGWLALHEAHLLPVHIFRLAGIYGPGRSALDAVRAGTARRIAKPGHIFSRIHVDDIVATLRASAARPNPGAVYNLCDDHPAAGEAVIAYACKLLKIEPPALIPIGEAGLSPMAASFYRDSKRVSNARIKRELGVRLQFPDYRAGLEAILEGEA